The following are encoded together in the Candidatus Aminicenantes bacterium genome:
- a CDS encoding zinc-binding dehydrogenase, translating into FHPLADYKRALAPGGAYVMTGGSMRQIFQAMLLSPWYSLTGGKKLGGITAHANQKDLVFMKELMEAGKVVPVIDKVYPLAEVPEALRYLLTGHARGKVVIKVGSAGSQ; encoded by the coding sequence TTTCATCCGCTCGCTGATTACAAGCGGGCGCTGGCTCCCGGAGGGGCCTACGTTATGACCGGGGGCTCCATGCGGCAGATCTTCCAGGCCATGCTCCTGTCGCCCTGGTACTCCCTGACCGGCGGCAAAAAATTGGGGGGCATAACCGCCCACGCGAACCAGAAAGACCTGGTTTTTATGAAAGAGCTCATGGAAGCCGGAAAGGTGGTCCCGGTGATCGACAAGGTATACCCGCTGGCCGAAGTTCCCGAGGCCCTGCGCTATCTTCTTACTGGGCACGCCAGGGGGAAGGTGGTCATAAAAGTCGGAAGCGCCGGATCGCAATAA